In one window of Brassica rapa cultivar Chiifu-401-42 chromosome A07, CAAS_Brap_v3.01, whole genome shotgun sequence DNA:
- the LOC103847607 gene encoding probable protein phosphatase 2C 23, with amino-acid sequence MGNGITKLSKCFTGGGETRRKKEMKILEPDPLDEGLGHSFCYVRPDPTRVSSSKVHSEEDTTTTTFRTISGASVSANAATPLSTSLYDPYGHIDRAAAFESTTSFASIPLQPIPRSSGPIVPGSGPLERGFLSGPIERGFMSGPIDGLGLFSGPLGSESDQFQRSFSHGLANRFGSRKGYLARVLRRAISKTINRGQNSIVAPVKTVKEPDWVFGSDKTRNQHHQPPHNENLTVNSLNFSSEGSLDDDVSLESQNLQWAQGKAGEDRVHVVVSEEHGWLFVGIYDGFNGPDAPDYLLSHLYPAVHRELKGLLWDDPKLDANPSSDCVDQDSNNSCPSENCEKKSKNDGRKSTKCEESQRRWRCEWDRERLDLDRLLKEKINKRTNGSDPDPDPNSSDVLKALSEALRKTEEAYLENADMILHENPELALMGSCVLVMLMKGEDVYLMNVGDSRAVLGQKAETEYWMGKIRQDLERINEETMIDFDGTCEGERAGLVPNLSAFQLTVDHSTNVEEEVDRIRKEHPDDASAVSNERVKGSLKVTRAFGAGFLKQPKWNNALLEMFQIDYIGTSPYINCLPALYHHRLGSKDQFLILSSDGLYQYFTNEEAVSEVELFITLQPEGDPAQHLVQELLFRAAKKAGMDFNELLEIPQGERRRYHDDVSIVVISLEGRMWKSCV; translated from the exons ATGGGTAACGGAATCACGAAGCTGAGTAAATGTTTCACCGGCGGAGGAGAAACTCGCCGGAAAAAAGAGATGAAGATTCTTGAACCGGATCCTCTCGACGAAGGCCTTGGCCACTCCTTCTGCTACGtccgacccgacccgacccgagtTTCATCTTCCAAAGTTCACTCAGAGGAAGACACAACGACGACGACGTTCCGTACCATCTCCGGCGCATCGGTGAGCGCGAACGCCGCGACTCCCCTCTCCACCTCCCTCTACGATCCGTACGGGCACATCGACAGAGCCGCCGCGTTCGAGAGCACGACGTCGTTCGCGTCGATCCCCTTGCAACCGATACCCAGGAGCTCCGGTCCGATCGTTCCCGGTTCGGGTCCGTTAGAGAGAGGATTTCTCTCCGGTCCGATCGAGAGAGGGTTCATGTCCGGTCCGATCGACGGTTTAGGTTTATTCTCCGGTCCGCTCGGCTCCGAATCGGATCAATTCCAGCGCAGCTTCTCTCACGGTTTAGCTAACCGGTTCGGGTCGAGAAAAGGATATCTAGCTCGGGTTCTCCGTCGAGCGATCTCGAAGACGATTAACCGGGGACAAAACTCCATCGTGGCTCCGGTTAAAACGGTTAAAGAACCCGACTGGGTATTCGGGTCGGATAAAACCCGGAACCAGCATCACCAACCACCGCACAACGAGAATCTCACGGTGAACAGCTTGAATTTCAGTAGCGAAGGGAGCTTAGACGACGACGTATCGCTCGAAAGCCAGAATCTTCAGTGGGCTCAGGGGAAAGCCGGGGAGGATCGTGTACACGTCGTCGTATCGGAAGAACATGGATGGCTCTTCGTCGGAATCTACGATGGATTCAACGGTCCAGATGCGCCGGACTATCTTCTCTCTCATCTGTATCCAGCTGTTCATCGCGAGCTCAAGGGATTGCTATGGGACGATCCCAAACTCGACGCAAATCCTTCCTCTGATTGCGTTGATCAGGACAGTAACAATTCCTGTCCGAGCGAAAACTGTGAGAAAAAGTCAAAGAACGATGGTCGGAAGTCAACGAAATGCGAAGAAAGTCAACGACGGTGGAGATGCGAGTGGGATCGAGAAAGGCTCGATCTCGACCGTTTATTAAAGGAAAAAATCAACAAGAGGACAAACGGgtcggatccggatccggatccgaaCTCTTCGGACGTGTTGAAGGCTTTGTCGGAAGCTCTGAGGAAGACGGAAGAAGCGTATCTAGAGAATGCAGACATGATACTCCACGAGAATCCTGAGCTAGCTTTGATgggttcttgtgttcttgtgatGTTGATGAAAGGCGAAGATGTTTATTTGATGAATGTGGGAGATAGTAGAGCGGTGCTTGGTCAGAAAGCTGAGACTGAGTACTGGATGGGTAAGATAAGACAAGACTTGGAACGAATCAACGAAGAAACTATGATTGATTTCGATGGTACTTGTGAAGGAGAACGAGCTGGCTTGGTCCCGAACCTATCTGCTTTTCAGCTTACTGTTGATCATAGCACAAACGTAGAAGAG GAAGTTGATAGAATAAGAAAGGAGCATCCAGATGATGCTAGTGCTGTGTCGAATGAACGTGTTAAAGGTTCGTTGAAGGTCACAAGAGCTTTCGGTGCAGGTTTCCTCAAGCAG CCAAAATGGAACAATGCGCTTCTCGAAATGTTTCAAATCGATTACATAGGGACGTCTCCTTACATCAATTGCTTGCCAGCACTTTACCACCATAGATTAGGCTCTAAGGACCAGTTTCTGATACTATCATCAGATGGTCTCTACCAATACTTCACTAATGAAGAAGCGGTTTCAGAGGTGGAACTCTTCATCACCTTACAACCTGAAGGTGACCCGGCTCAACACTTGGTTCAAGAACTTCTTTTCCGGGCTGCCAAGAAAGCTG GTATGGATTTTAATGAACTGCTTGAGATACCACAAGGGGAACGGAGACGGTACCACGATGATGTTTCTATTGTAGTGATCTCTTTAGAAGGAAGAATGTGGAAGTCTTGTGTATAA